The Methanocella arvoryzae MRE50 DNA window GTAATATTGCCAGTTCTATGAAGATATTATCATAGGCTGCTATACTCTCCCCGTAGACTGAGAAACCTCCGGTTCCGATAGCCGTCATAGCTGTATTGGTGGCATCCCAGATCGGCATCCCCGCAGCATAAAGCAGCAGAAACCCGCAAACAGACAACACAATATAGAGGATCCAGATCGTTTTGATAGTCGACCTGATGCTCGGATGGATCTTATCCTTGTGCGCCTCCGACTGGTAAAACATATACGTACTGGTCCCCGGCCGGATCAGTATTGTGACCATCAGCACGATGACGCCCAGGCCTCCGATCCACTGGTTTACGCTGCGCCAGAACTGGACCATCGGCGAAGCTTTTTCAGGGCTGGATAACATGCTATAACCAGTACCCGTCCACCCGGAAATCGACTCGAAAAAAGCGTCGAGCGGGCTCATGTTTGCTACAGTCATAAAGGGGATCATACTGATGGCAGGCACGATCAGGTAAGCCAGTGCAGCGATGATCATGGCATGCTTAAGCTCAGGGTTGATGTTGCCCGGAATCAGCATCCTGATCACAAGCCCCATCCCGATGCCGAGCACCGCCCCAGACATAAACCCATAAAATGCAGGCGCATCTCCGACTCGCCAGCTGAAAATGGCCATCGCCAGCATCACGATGCCTATGATTAAAAACAGCCCTTTCAGGTTGTTTAGTATGATCTGGATATCCTGGACAAACCCCATTTTCCTTCACCAGGCTGCGAGTGTAAAAAGCGAGCCGCTATAGACTGATGGATAGCTCCTGACAAACCCGTATATGGAGCCATAAGCCCTGCAACGGGCTTCAAGTCCTCAGCCTAATAACTGATTTAATGATCTGCTATAGCCTTATGCCTCAAGCACCATAACAATTCTGGTTAACGGGAGCCCGTAAATCGAGAAACCTGCCGGGGCTGCTCAGTCCCAGCTGACGACCAGATCGCCTTTTCTCATAGGCTTGCCACATTTGGGGCAGACGCCGGGGAAGGTCCAGATGCGGAACCTGTGGCTGAACGATTCCGGGCAGCGGGCCTTTTTATGAAACGCTTTCTGCTTGATCGTGTAGCTGCTGTGATCCTCCAGCTCATAAAGCTCTTTGCAGTCCTCGCACAGGATCGTGAGACCGGAAGTGATCTCGTCCCTGCCGTTCTCGCCCGAGACCATAGCTTCGTAGCCGCATGCATCGCAATGGAACTTGTAAATCTTGACCATTTTTCACCAGACCGTTAGCTTAAACCTGAGCTGCAGCGGTATCTTGCACAGACAATCCGCTGCCGCGAGCCATTCATTTACCGGCTAATTATCGGCAGAATAATACTTAATCTTTATGCAGCACGGCAAAATAATCCTGCGATTACATGGCAATAGTGCCACAACAACTCCCCGCCTCAAATGATCATCTTTCCGTCCGCCCACACAGACCGCTTTAGATTGAAAAGGTAACATCAATCCCAGCGGGGGAGGTGACTCCCACAAGGCTCCGTCCGGATAACTTCTTCGCCCCTCTGCAAGCCGAGGATATCCCGCAGGGCAATTCCGACAGCTTCTTTTAACGTGGCCGGCTATATACTCCCTGTAATCAATAGCTATTCTGAGGACGTATATGGTAGTTTTGAATGGTTGTCGGGAATCGGGCGAGCAGGAACAGGCAGGAACTGGAATTGGCTACGTGGCATTTCTCAGGGGCATCAACGTCGGCGGCCATTCGATATTGAAGATGGCTGACCTGGGGAAAGCGTTCGAAGCCATGGGCTTCAGGCACGTGAAGACGGTGCTCGCCAGCGGCAACGTGCTCTTTGAGGCGTCGGAGGAAAATACCGCTGTGCTTTCTGAAAAGATCATGCAGCAGCTCCGGGAAGCCTTCGGGCGGGAAATACTGGTGATCGTGCGCACCGTTGATGAACTCAGAGAGCTTGAAACTGAGCATCCCTTCGAGGGCATCGTGGTACGCCCACAGACCCGGCTGGTCGTAATGTTTCTATCGGATAACATAATACAGCCGAACCTCTCCGATCTGCCGGTAAATGAAGACTTTAGAATTATCGGCGTCTACGACCGGACAATATGCAGTGTTATATGAAGAGCGAGGTACTGGGACCGTGCAGCTGATGGGTGCTCTGGAGAACAAATTCGGAAAGCAGGTGACGACTCGCACCTGGAGCACCGTGCTCAAGGTTTTGAAGGCCGGCGCTGCCCTGCAAGAAAAAAGATAGCCGCGTATCCGATTTTCTGTTCTTATCTACCATCTCGTAGCAGACGTGCCCGCCAACCGCTGCCACAGGCAATGCCCGAGACTATGAGAACCGGCGTGCAGATCAGCCGGGTTTATTATTTTGTAATTACCATATATTATCAATAATTTTATGTCACCTCCTGCTATAACAGCTACAGCATGAAACTCGATAAGGGCACGCTATTTCTCGCGTTTACAGGTATAGTAATAATCGTTCTGCTTATCGCACTTACAGCTACTGTTGCTACCGGCCCGACACGGCCGGCGGCATATGCATTGCCAGTACCAGACTCGTCGGGCAATGAGGGGGCTTCCATGTGGGGCCCGGAGAACAATAGACCCGAGCCAGCACAACCCGTTGTGAAGACCTCAAATTACCCGGGGTTTTCCACGAAGTACTATTTAGGTTACCCAACCATCTGCTATGATGGCGCGGGTAATCAATATACAGGCCAGGATTTGACGTTAAACGATGATGGTACTATCACCTTAGTGGTTGTGTGTCATAACCTTAGACAAGGGTTAAACCAGCAGACCTTTACGGGAGGCATCTGGTATAAGGTAAAAGGCAAGGGCCACCAGATTTACTTAAACCTGGATGAAAATGACGTCAGATCTCATGAGTCAGGAATAACTTTTTTCGGTTTTGAGCTTGTCACAGACAAGGTCGTCGATATTGTAGACGATTATGGAACAGATGGTTTCCGCATTAGCAACCTTGCAGGATATGGAGGGGATGAATATACCGCATGGGATGCAGGCTATTCTACGATGACTGCCCCGGCAGACCTGATCGTCCAGTACATCGATTCGTGCGTACCGGCAGATGCGGCACGACCGTACATTGAAAGAGGCTATACTGCACAGCAAGCGATACCGTACATTAGCTACAATATGCCCGTAGATACAGCAGCGTATTTCATGCAGCGGGGCATCTCCGCAGACCTTTGCGGCCCTTACCTTGCCGCGGGCGCATCACTGGAAGATACGGTCGCTTACCTGAACTCCGGCTATACTGCTGAACAGATTATGCCCTTCGTCAAGGCAGGAGTCAGCGAGAGCGACACTATGGCATACCTCGATGCCGGCGTCACATACGACAGGGCCAGACCGTATATCGGAGCAAACCTACCGGCGAGCTTGTCGGCACCTTATGCAGCGAGTACATACTCGTTCGAGCAGTGCGTGCCATATATCAACGCTAACATAAGCCTGAGCAAGTCCCGGCCGTTCCTGCTCCTCAATATACCTTCAGACCAGGCGGTCGTCTACATCAACAACGGCATTCCGGCGATGACGGCAAAGCCCTATGTCGACGCGGGAGTCCCGGCCGAGAAGGCGGTGGATCAGATCAGGCAAGGCATACCACCGACAGTTTAGAAGTCATTTCCAGGACACTGCCGGCGGGATTTCCGCCACTTCTTTTTTATATTCGTCATTCAAATCCTCAGCAGCCCCCGATTCCTCACTGTCCTCCCCTCTGATCGCCTGACCTATAGTTTATATCGTATCAGCGAGGTATTCGTCCTGAAATGCTGGAGCTATTTGTCGCTGGCCTGATCCTGGGACTGACCCACGCCATACCTCCCGGCCCAATCACGTTTGAAGTCTTGAGGAGGGCAGTAACATCGGGGCCCGTCGACGCCATCAAGACGGACATAGGGGCAGTGGCTGCAGATGCCATCTATTTTATCCTGATTATGATCGGCCTCGCCCAGGTCGTCAACAACCCGACGGGCAGGGTAGTACTATGGTTGATTGGCTGCATGGTGCTCCTCGGCCTCGGCCTCAAAGGGCTTCATGGGGCGCTCTGCGGGAAAGCGAATAATAGTCAGGGTAAGCAGTCGAGGGGCGAATCTTCTTCTATCGTTTCAGGGTTCCTGATCAGCATTACTAGTCCGTTTACCATCATCTGGTGGACGGGGATATTCGCGGGGATAGCCAGTACTGTCACAATAAATCTTGAGAGCTCAGTACTAGCCTTTCTTGGCATTGAACTCGCATGTATACTATGGTTTACGGGACTTGCAGCGATAGGATCGGCGAGCAAAAAGTTCATCGGCGAGAAGTATATGACGGCCATGTCGGCCGTTTGCGCCCTGGTGATGATCGCTTTCGGAGTATTGCTATTTTATCAGGGTTACACGACAATACTATAAAATATTCTTATGGCCCAGTTATCTTACAATAAATAGTGTGGAATACCGATGAGCATTATCTTACACATCGCCCGCCGCCAGGATTGGGAAGCTTCGGTTCCCTACGGCTACTACGAACCCGATTCTCTGGACACAGACGGCTTTATCCACTGCTCCACCATCGGGCAAACAGTGGATATTGCTAATCAGTTTTACGCTAACCAGCAGGATCTGGTTCTGCTCTGCATTGATAAGTATCAGACAGAAGCCGAGGTAAAATATGAAGTACCGGCTTGCGCTGGCGATGAATGGGCGGGCTCACTGTTTCCACGCATTTATGGGCCGCTTAATTTGTCGGCCGTAGTCCTGGTTGTCGAGTTCGTGCCCGGGGAGGATGGGATGTTTAAGTTACCGGCTGAGATCGGGTGGCTGATTGCGAGCCTTAATTAATTAGAAATATATGTAGTGGTGGAAAATTTAAGAAATTATATTAGCAGCCCCGTTCGGATGTTAGTGAACTCGTGGATGACACTCTGATTTATTACAATTTTATGACTATTTAGTTACTTAATACTATTGTATAGCTTATAAAATAATTCTTTTATAAAACACAATAGATCAATAAAAATCTTTATCTCAACTAATTAAAAGAAAAATTAGTAAAACAAACAAGTTGATGTCTCACACCATTCGCCCTCTGTAGAAGGTTGTACAATTTTTCTTTTGGTAATATAGGGTTTAACTTTTTTCATAGTATCTTTATATTTTTTTTCAGCATCCATTAATCGTTTTTTACCTTCTTCGAAATGTTCTTCCATATTCTACCCCTCTTCTACAATCGTGTAAGACTTTTCTACTTTGCAGATACTATAAATGAATGATCTTTGGATTCTACACATTTTGTTACTCTTGTTGATACGAAGTTGTTAGTTCTAATATATAGTTCATGTATTAATAGCCATGTCGGATCTCTAACATCCATAATTTCAATATTAAGTCCGCATGTTTTAGCTTCTTCGCAGTTAATGGGTCTTCCATGGGTCTTTGTATATTCCGGCGATAAAAAGATTTCTATTTTTTTATATATCTCTTCTTCGCTCATACCTTTCATCATACCAGACGATAGTGTCTTAGCGGATATACTTTTAGATAGTTCTATTGCAGACTCTATCTCCTTAATTTCCCTTTCATCATAATTTTCTAACTGTTGTAGATATGGCTCAATATTCCCATTTCCAGATACCGCACGCTTAAATAAGTCTTTATAACTTTGTATTACATTATATGCAGAAAATCTCTTAAAGGAACCATTCTTTTCCGTAATCGTGATTTGTGGATCTACGGGGCCAAGTTCTGATGTCGGGCTCATTATTATTTTGGATGCTCCAAAACAAATCATAGTCGCTGCGGATTTTGCCTTATTTGGAACAATTGCTATAAACTGTTTTGTCCCGCTATAACTCCTACAAACATTTATGGCTCTTCTCCGATTGTCGGGTGAGGAACTGCTAGTTGTAATGGGTGATTTTAAGCCACCGCTTGCCCTTGTAATGTTGGCACAATATCATGGGTAAGCGGTGTAAATACTCGTTAGTATTCAAGAGCCAGTTTAATTTTAAGGGATTTAAGATTGCTGGTATCAGTCATGATGATGAACGGCTTCTTGTCGAGTTAGAGAGATCAGGGAGGCCTCTTTTGTGTCCTCGTTGTGGCAGGCGTGTTAAACGTGTTGAGGATGAGTATGTCCGAGTGGTCAGGGACCTGGATTTGGGGTGTCTGCGTTGTTATGTGCAGTTCCCTCAATACAAGATCTTTTGCCGGTGTGGCCACAGGGGTCATGAGAAACTGGAGTTTGTAAGGGAGTACTCGAGATGCACGAAGAGACTGGAAAAGCATGTCTCGGTTCTCTGTAAGCATATGAGCATTAAAGAAGCCGCCCAGGTCGTAGGGTTAGACTGGAAGACTGTGAAGAGTATTGATAAGAATACGATGAGAGAATCCCTTGTCCCGTTAGATTCCAGTAATCCCCGGGTGATCGGCGTGGATGAGATCGCTTATGAGAAAGGCCATAAATACCTCACAGTAGTCCGGGATGTTGAAAAGGGCTGTGTTCTCTGGACGGGCATTGGGAGAAAAGAGGTGACACTCGACCTGTTCTTCGCCATTCTAGGATACGAGAAAAGCATGAACGTTAAAGCGGTGGTCATGGATATGTGGGATCCATATATTGCCAGCGTCCGTAAAAACACGAGGGCGGAGATCGTGTTCGATAAGTTCCATATCGCTAAGAAAGCAGGGGAATGCATAGACAGTATCCGTAGACGGGAATTCAGGGGTGCAGGCAAAGCTGAACGAAAACACTGGAAGGATAAGCGTTTTCTTATCCTTAGCAGGGAGAAGAATCTCTCCAGTGATAAGAGGGAGACTCTTCAGGAACTATTGGAGTTGAACCAACCCTTGTACAAGGCATACTTGTTGAAAGAACAACTCCTGGATATCCTGGACGCCCGCCACCAGAACCATGCAATGCTCCGGTTGCAGACATGGAAAGAGAACGTGGAGAGTAGCGGATTGGAGGAGTTCCAAGCTCTGGTAAGGACATTGGATCGTTACATGTACGGTGTGACCGCCCTCTTCAAACATCATATCACTAATGCCGGTAGCGAAGGTTTCAACACCAAGATCAATATCATCAAAAGAAGAAGTTACGGCCTCCAGGACCTGGAGTATTTTATGCTTAAAATATTAACAGTCTGCCGGAAACCCTCATCCTAAAAATGGAGAAGAGCCACATTTATAATCCTTTCGGCAGCTAAGCCATCGCCACCGGGGGAATTGATACATAATGCAAATCCCTTCGACAAATCCATTTTTTGTAATACTCCCTCAATTATATCGACATCAGCTGAATCAATCATCACTGGGTAGCGGAAACTAGTAAAATACGATACTACCGGAACACCTAACTGTTTCTCAAGACGAGTAAATAGGTGCTTCCTAGTTACATGACCTTGGTTTTGTTCATTCATAACCGTATTAAAAATAGTTTGGTCCTTACCATTAGCCAAACTCAACACCATTTGGATGTAAATAGCTTATTCAATAAATAATTAACCTTTAATCGATTATTGAGCATTATATATAAGCATACTTCGAACTCATAGATATATAGTGTTTTAAAAAATTCATCGGTATTATAGTTATTCTCTTTTGAAGATAATCGGCTATCATCGCTCATTTTTAATTGTTTATATTTGTTCAAGTAAAGGGGCGACTCACTTCGCTCGTCGCCTTACGGGCCGCCTTCGACGGCCTTCGTAAGTGCGCTTAGTGAACGTATATCAAAGGATCAATTTAACAGCTCAATTGGCCCATGGTTAGCGACTAGGCACATCCTGACTCTAACCTCCTGAGAGGGGAACAAACCTCTCCCCTCCGCACGACGATGGTTGGGACTTGTCTTAGTTTACCCCATATCTCTCAGCCCGGGCTATGATAACCCACGCATAAAAAATGAAAAAGTAATAGCCATCAAATGTGTTTGTTAGAATTTATTTCAGAGCAGAGCTGTTAGATTATGTGAAAACTCTAAAAATATGTAATAAGTAGCCCCGTTCGGATGTTGGCGCTCATGGGGGAGACTCCCCGCCTCATTATGTTTATCGATAGACGATTAACTACTTAACGTTTTTGCATAATTGATAAAAACGGGTCTCAGCATGAGGCTAAAGCGGTCCGAAGCTATCAAAACTTCGGGCTGATATTTTAATTTTCATTTGTCTTCACTATCGCCATCTGTAGATTCAATTTTGTCATACACATTTACAGAAACAGGGCATGAGACTAAATTGATTTTTAATTAACTAATTTTACGTTTATAACTACATTACCTTTATTAGACATTATAACTAATTTGTGTAAAATATTATTTATAGGTGTTATTAATGATGATTGGTAAGTTTTGGAGATGTAATAGTTGTGGGGCAATCATAAAAACTAAAATTGGGGTTGGGTATCAAAAAGAAACGAATTATAAATTTGAATGTGAAAGATGTCATCAAGAGATTACATTACGATTTATTATAAAAGAATATACAGATAAATTGGGCAGAACTAACTATAAGGATATATGGATACCTGATGGAATCTCAAAATCGAAAAGTAATAAATTTGACTTTTGCTTTACCAGTCACCCAGATTTCCCAACGAGGACATCGGATGTATATAGCTTTCCTTTTATTGATGCACTCAATAATAGAGACGAAACTGATATTCTCCAAAGACAATTGAGACAAGTTTTCTGGCACGAATTGTCAATGAAAAAAGCCAAAAATTTAAAAATGATTTATCGGAATTATTCATTAGGGGACTTTGAAAATTTTAAAAAGGGTATTATTGCTTTTCAAAAAGGCTCAACAGAATTTGATAGTAAGATATTATCTGCACTCCTACCAGGAGAACTACCATTAAATAACAATATGGATAAATTAAGTGCACTATCAAGAGTTCTAGATGCTTGTTTTTTTCCTATAGTGGTGTCGAAAAATCATTTTGAGCTATATCATTACTTTGAATCTTATATCGCAGATTTGAATCAAACAGAATATCAAAATTACAACGAATTTGTTGATTTTTTAGTTAATAATAATTACCTTACTGATATTCAAAATAAGTGCTTTGAATACATATTTAACTTCTTAGATCTCTCAGAGGATTTTTCACCAGTAATCTTTGAATGGGACCCAGAAAATCCTGATGCCACATTCCCAAGCGATGCTAATATTAATAACAACATAAGCTTTGATAAAATTAAATCGTTTTCTGTTGATGGATTTGAATTACTAAGTAAATCACTCGTTATTATAATAGGACTAATAAATATAAAGCATCGGCATAATTACGACTCAATTAACTATGACCCTAGAGAACGAAATAAAAAACCTTTTAAAGGTGGTTTGATTGAATTTAATGCAATAGCCAACGCGCCCAAATTTAAGTTGTTATCTGAAGAGAATAAATTTGATAAATGGATAAATCCAGTAATAGATTCAAAACTCCGTAATGATATAGGTCATTTTGGATATACGATTGATTCAAACAAGGGCTATATTACTTATTACACAAATAAAGAAAAAACAAAATCAAATACTATTACTTATGGCGAATATTTATTCAGATGCATACGATTATTAGTTAGAGTGTATCAAGTGAATATCTTGGTAAAAATGATAATGTATCAACATCTCATCAAAAACACGATGGATGAAGATGCTACTCAAGTATCGGCAGATATAAAAATTTAATATTACTTTTGTGCTCATTCTCAGTATGAAGCTAAGTCAGTCTGAAGCTATCAAAACTTCGGGCCGACTTAGATTTTTGTATCGGCTAA harbors:
- a CDS encoding DUF952 domain-containing protein, translated to MSIILHIARRQDWEASVPYGYYEPDSLDTDGFIHCSTIGQTVDIANQFYANQQDLVLLCIDKYQTEAEVKYEVPACAGDEWAGSLFPRIYGPLNLSAVVLVVEFVPGEDGMFKLPAEIGWLIASLN
- a CDS encoding DUF1697 domain-containing protein, which encodes MVVLNGCRESGEQEQAGTGIGYVAFLRGINVGGHSILKMADLGKAFEAMGFRHVKTVLASGNVLFEASEENTAVLSEKIMQQLREAFGREILVIVRTVDELRELETEHPFEGIVVRPQTRLVVMFLSDNIIQPNLSDLPVNEDFRIIGVYDRTICSVI
- a CDS encoding ISL3-like element ISArch13 family transposase, yielding MGKRCKYSLVFKSQFNFKGFKIAGISHDDERLLVELERSGRPLLCPRCGRRVKRVEDEYVRVVRDLDLGCLRCYVQFPQYKIFCRCGHRGHEKLEFVREYSRCTKRLEKHVSVLCKHMSIKEAAQVVGLDWKTVKSIDKNTMRESLVPLDSSNPRVIGVDEIAYEKGHKYLTVVRDVEKGCVLWTGIGRKEVTLDLFFAILGYEKSMNVKAVVMDMWDPYIASVRKNTRAEIVFDKFHIAKKAGECIDSIRRREFRGAGKAERKHWKDKRFLILSREKNLSSDKRETLQELLELNQPLYKAYLLKEQLLDILDARHQNHAMLRLQTWKENVESSGLEEFQALVRTLDRYMYGVTALFKHHITNAGSEGFNTKINIIKRRSYGLQDLEYFMLKILTVCRKPSS
- a CDS encoding LysE family translocator; the encoded protein is MLELFVAGLILGLTHAIPPGPITFEVLRRAVTSGPVDAIKTDIGAVAADAIYFILIMIGLAQVVNNPTGRVVLWLIGCMVLLGLGLKGLHGALCGKANNSQGKQSRGESSSIVSGFLISITSPFTIIWWTGIFAGIASTVTINLESSVLAFLGIELACILWFTGLAAIGSASKKFIGEKYMTAMSAVCALVMIAFGVLLFYQGYTTIL